Genomic segment of Arctopsyche grandis isolate Sample6627 chromosome 11, ASM5162203v2, whole genome shotgun sequence:
GACTTTACAGCGAGAAATTTTTCATCTTCAACACTTGCAAATacctttataaaattttaagtttcattgatacaattataatttataaaatttgtgtttttattatttaaaattttgtgagcattttatttgtttttatactaatataaaacaatataaatgtgTTTACTTTCTTTGAAAATCTTTGTCTGGTCGTTAAGGGTGCCATCAGCAGGATTTTCATGACAAGTATTGAGGAACATAATGCATAGCATTGGACTGCTGGATTTTCAACGGTTAATGTATTTCCCATTTTCACTAGTTATATTTATCCTAAAACAGAAGATTTGGCAGCGGAAGCAGAAGTGTCACTGACTGATGTTCAATCGCTGGAGTAAAGTTTGACTTACACTGATGTATCTATagcacaaaaaaatcttttttttttaagaaacgtATCACAACAGCAGTCATAACTATGAtaagatattaaattaaatttcaaattacttAAAATTGTTTTCATCATATAAATAGATTTACTGAGATAATATGTATCTCCAATTccatattttgttgttattcatacatttgatttttaattttcgcTAATTGGAAAAATGAATGTACTACATCCCtaaaatgtatgcatacatttattttgatttttaaatgctttttattattacgaaatctattttaatagctactgatctactgatcattttctattttacaatttaatttaatttggttagtaatcatagtattatattattctaatgttaatcgacagattaataggaaaaagagctcaaaaacctatttacaatccttataaatgctcataatacatctaatacataatattaattaaggactctctaaagtcgatgaactaaagcagattgtgtttaagtaatctgtgtttatacctgaagggtatagcatacagttatgtaattttttaatgtctgcggtttcaatttaaatatacgcCTAACTTCACAGCGAGAAATTTTTCATCTTCGACACTTGCAAATActttgcacttaaccggcggctctttttagtatatgctacataattataaagttttaacgttttgatttattatataaccCAATATATCCCAGCACATATAAAACCATTTGAGAAAAGTTCATATAGATGGAAAACGGATGTGTAAGTTCAGCTTTACTATTGCCACATTATGCAATACTGacagtgtatttttttaattttaactcaCGACTTTTGTAACGGTTAAATTCGATATCTAAAAAATAAGCGCTCACTGCGATAATATTTACATCAAAATTTATTGATAAGAATAcacttatttcaaaaaaatactatagaatttttttattatactacatattaataatttcacgtggatacattttttttaagattataaaatgaattgaaattgtaaaatatatattaaataactttattgattcatatacaaataaatgcTCATCACATTCGAATGACATGAATGGCTACTTTGACCGCCATGTAGAATGTAATTCCATAGCCGACACCCCAGATTATACCCCTAGTTGGTGGAGGCATGGGACGGACCGCATACACCAAGGAGTGGAGTACTCTGCATCCTGTGTAAGTTTTGATCAGCAGAGAAGCAGTATTCGGTGCTGGATTAGTCATCAAGTACAATCCACCGATGAAGAGGAACGCCGGAATGTTTTCTAAGTCGTTCAGGTGAGCTCTGTCAATAACGTTAAATGAGttgtttaaaacattaaaaactaaattgaatggattataattaaaatttacctTCGAACGCGTTCCACGTCTGGATTTACTTTTAAGCACATCTCGGCATATTCAGATGACTTATCACCGGAACTCTTTTCGAGCTCAgtatttgaagaattctgaattATAATAAGTTGGGattgaaattcattttattcCAAATATTCTGTGAGTATAATTGAAACATATATTTACTTTCTTTGCTGATATTCTCTCTTTGACTGTGAGTGGTGCCATCAGCAACATTTTCATGACGAGGATCGAAGAACATAATGCATAGCTCTGGATTGCTTTGTTTTCAACTGTCAATACGTTTCCCATTTTCGCTATTTATGTTTTGAAGCAATGATATACAAAATATCTCCAACAGTAGCAAACACCACACTGATTTTTTGGGATGTTAAAGTTCAATACCTGTCTTAATTAAGCTCGACTCACACTAATCCAACCTACACGCgagtaaaaataatcaaattttcattAACAGTTACACAGTTTCGATTTTTGTCAATCATTCGAGACTGATAAGATAGTGTTTTTCAACCCAATTTGATCCAGAGGTCTTCAATCATCTTGAGATAacggaaaaataatattaagtacGCTGGCATCGCGTTGTACGTTGTAAGTCAAGCTTTAATATAATGACGTAATATTgaccaattatttttttttctttgagcCACAGTTTGTTTTCAAACACTTGTCACATAATTGTTATAGTAACTTCAACATCagaacatatgtatacgtatattaatgttaatgattataataatttttattccagacaatagggagaatagtgcaatcatTATCgaccatataaacaatatatgtatagataatattaatgataaaaatataataataaataaataaataattaattaatc
This window contains:
- the LOC143918950 gene encoding microsomal glutathione S-transferase 1-like; translated protein: MGNVLTVENKAIQSYALCSSILVMKMLLMAPLTVKERISAKKNSSNTELEKSSGDKSSEYAEMCLKVNPDVERVRRAHLNDLENIPAFLFIGGLYLMTNPAPNTASLLIKTYTGCRVLHSLVYAVRPMPPPTRGIIWGVGYGITFYMAVKVAIHVIRM